A window from Leptospira meyeri encodes these proteins:
- a CDS encoding hybrid sensor histidine kinase/response regulator, with product MDKILIVDDEEDIRVALKRVLSREGYQIELAESASEAIQRISSGEPFSVVISDILMSGMSGIDFTKFIAEKQINLPVILITGNPNLSSAESAIRYHAFEYISKPVDRTQILSVVKRALEVKNQKDSDLEKLMLSEKLEKALRTQNLDLNRQNAAILNATSDAVITIDSKLTIVSANKASFEMFRFHTPLDLIGQSVNLLFTENKMQKYMAQVSKVLNEEENKSTLQLSDVTLLRSDLTTFLADIAICSYSLDGDIYYTGVIRDVTQKKAMVEQLIHSERRAFLSVVAASIGHEINNSLTAIQGFVEMASRENADTMLKDRALKVTLNQTEKLRALTSNLLQLGKSLKSNNEQSKTLNLNKEVSSVLQVFKETAKLKYCHIKREETSEEIPIQMNSDQFALLLSNILLNAADATNNIGTIEISTYQDKRYSHLIVTDDGEGMSPEILDKIYEPYFTTKELGKGTGLGMFVVRQIVDNFDIQLEIESSPGKGSKFHFIFPKLLET from the coding sequence ATGGATAAAATTTTAATCGTCGATGATGAAGAAGATATTCGAGTCGCCCTAAAGAGAGTTTTATCTCGAGAAGGCTACCAAATTGAACTCGCCGAGTCTGCTTCTGAAGCTATCCAAAGGATTTCTTCTGGTGAACCTTTTTCTGTAGTAATTTCTGATATTCTAATGTCGGGGATGTCCGGGATTGATTTCACAAAGTTTATTGCCGAAAAACAAATCAACTTGCCGGTCATTCTTATTACTGGAAATCCAAATCTTTCCTCGGCAGAATCAGCTATTCGTTACCATGCTTTTGAGTATATATCAAAGCCTGTTGATAGAACTCAAATCCTATCTGTCGTAAAACGAGCATTAGAAGTTAAAAACCAAAAAGATTCCGATTTAGAAAAACTAATGTTATCGGAAAAATTAGAAAAAGCTCTTCGGACTCAAAATTTAGATTTAAACCGACAAAATGCGGCTATATTAAATGCAACTTCTGATGCAGTGATCACCATCGATTCAAAATTAACGATTGTTTCTGCGAATAAAGCTAGTTTTGAAATGTTTCGTTTTCATACACCATTGGATCTCATTGGGCAGTCTGTTAATCTTTTGTTTACCGAAAATAAAATGCAAAAGTATATGGCTCAAGTTTCAAAAGTTTTGAATGAAGAGGAAAACAAATCCACTCTCCAATTATCCGATGTAACATTACTTCGTTCTGATCTTACCACTTTTTTAGCGGATATTGCAATTTGTTCGTACAGTTTAGATGGAGATATTTATTATACAGGTGTCATTCGAGACGTAACACAAAAAAAAGCGATGGTAGAGCAACTCATCCACTCCGAACGAAGAGCATTTTTATCTGTTGTGGCCGCAAGCATCGGACATGAAATTAACAACTCTCTCACTGCAATTCAAGGTTTTGTTGAGATGGCTTCTCGAGAAAATGCGGACACAATGTTAAAAGACCGTGCATTAAAAGTAACTTTGAACCAAACAGAAAAATTAAGAGCACTAACTTCAAACCTATTACAACTTGGGAAATCATTAAAATCAAACAATGAACAATCCAAAACGTTAAATTTGAACAAGGAAGTTTCTTCCGTCCTTCAGGTGTTCAAAGAAACAGCTAAATTAAAATACTGCCACATCAAAAGAGAAGAAACTTCGGAAGAAATTCCTATACAAATGAATTCCGATCAATTTGCATTATTACTTTCCAACATTCTTCTAAATGCTGCTGATGCTACCAATAACATAGGCACAATAGAAATCTCAACTTACCAAGATAAAAGATACTCACACCTAATCGTTACCGATGATGGCGAAGGTATGTCTCCCGAAATTTTGGACAAAATCTATGAACCATACTTTACAACAAAAGAGTTAGGGAAAGGTACTGGACTTGGAATGTTTGTTGTCAGACAAATCGTTGATAATTTCGATATTCAACTAGAAATTGAATCTTCTCCAGGCAAAGGTTCTAAATTTCATTTTATTTTTCCTAAGCTTTTAGAAACATAG
- a CDS encoding aminoglycoside phosphotransferase family protein, whose amino-acid sequence MTSVYSGLNDSQLELVLSRYGKNPKIEPLQEEASTRRYFRITTSQGNEEVVCADETVNEDFILISEFLNANEVHVPRVLEINRDQGLTFMSFEGLKDFSSYALNDYKNKFPILINLILKLQSLDPPSLVKNRKFDTEKLSFETNLTLEKFEGFRKLFQIKTEISNEGKAFIEETIGYLNKYPINVFTHRDFHCRNVLISTKSEYALIDFQDARMGVPQYDLASILYDAYYPLPRDFRSLMLKSFQKRNIDQSKKFNDTFYLQALQRSFKALGTYFRMVTDHGKNKFKPSIISCLNQLEEIIQLGMFADSLYIFVRSLREELSHHKDFKNL is encoded by the coding sequence GTGACTTCAGTGTATTCAGGTTTAAATGACTCACAATTAGAATTGGTTCTTTCCCGTTACGGTAAAAATCCAAAAATAGAACCATTACAAGAAGAAGCATCCACTCGCAGGTACTTTCGAATTACAACTTCTCAAGGAAATGAAGAAGTAGTTTGTGCCGATGAAACAGTAAATGAAGATTTTATCCTTATTTCTGAGTTTCTTAATGCAAATGAAGTTCATGTTCCAAGAGTTTTAGAAATAAACAGAGATCAAGGACTTACATTTATGAGTTTTGAAGGATTAAAAGATTTTAGTTCATACGCTCTAAATGATTATAAAAATAAGTTTCCGATACTAATAAACTTAATTTTAAAACTCCAGTCACTTGATCCACCTTCTCTAGTAAAAAATCGAAAATTTGATACAGAGAAACTCAGTTTTGAAACTAATTTAACTTTGGAAAAGTTTGAAGGCTTTAGAAAGTTATTTCAAATCAAAACAGAAATTTCCAATGAAGGTAAAGCCTTTATTGAAGAAACAATCGGTTATTTAAACAAATACCCAATTAACGTTTTCACTCACAGAGATTTTCACTGTAGAAATGTTTTAATTTCTACAAAATCTGAATATGCTCTGATTGATTTTCAGGATGCAAGAATGGGAGTCCCTCAATATGACTTAGCTTCTATCCTATATGATGCTTACTATCCACTACCCAGAGATTTTCGTTCTTTAATGTTAAAATCGTTTCAAAAACGAAATATTGACCAATCCAAAAAATTTAATGATACTTTTTATCTTCAAGCATTACAGAGGTCTTTTAAGGCTTTAGGAACATATTTCCGAATGGTGACAGATCATGGAAAAAACAAATTTAAACCTTCAATCATCTCTTGTTTGAACCAATTAGAAGAAATCATTCAATTAGGTATGTTTGCCGATTCACTTTATATTTTTGTTCGAAGTTTACGTGAAGAACTGAGTCACCACAAGGACTTCAAGAATTTATGA
- a CDS encoding NTP transferase domain-containing protein: MNAFVLAAGFGKRMGFLTESCPKPLLKIQGISLLDYSLYLLKKWNTSKIWINTHYLSNQIKSHVQNFSQIPIEVLEEKKEILGTAGGIRTGLPENYYEKPILLINPDTLFFPDQNFLPKSSLPQTVNIHLYLLPIPPNQNYTKIDINENGNLTFGKGPNYYIGLALLNPKCLIHLEKNKYYDLSDIFKESSLKGEITGEIFPGTVLDLGTKKLWDSYVTKDIFGTELSKIQAFVNSSYMT; this comes from the coding sequence ATGAATGCATTTGTTTTAGCAGCAGGATTTGGAAAACGGATGGGATTTCTCACAGAAAGTTGTCCGAAACCTCTATTAAAAATTCAAGGTATTTCTCTTCTTGATTATAGTTTGTATCTTTTGAAAAAATGGAATACTTCAAAGATTTGGATAAATACACATTATTTAAGTAACCAAATCAAATCTCATGTTCAGAACTTTTCTCAAATCCCAATTGAAGTTTTAGAAGAGAAAAAAGAAATTCTCGGTACAGCTGGAGGAATTCGAACTGGTTTACCTGAAAATTATTATGAAAAACCAATTTTGTTAATCAATCCTGATACATTGTTTTTTCCAGACCAAAATTTTTTACCAAAGTCCAGTTTACCTCAAACAGTAAATATTCATTTATATTTACTTCCAATACCACCAAATCAAAATTACACGAAAATTGATATTAATGAAAACGGAAATTTAACCTTTGGAAAAGGACCGAATTATTATATTGGGCTTGCATTATTAAATCCAAAATGTCTCATCCATTTAGAAAAAAACAAATATTATGATCTATCTGATATTTTTAAGGAATCTTCACTCAAGGGAGAGATTACCGGAGAAATTTTCCCCGGCACGGTTCTTGATTTAGGAACAAAAAAACTTTGGGATTCTTATGTTACAAAAGATATATTTGGAACGGAACTCTCCAAAATTCAAGCTTTTGTAAACTCATCTTATATGACTTAA